GACTGGCGCAATGAGGTCTAGCAATGAAATCGGTTCTGATGGACTCTACAACCTTATATCATCAATAAGGGTGGCATCGAGTTCAGAGGCGAAGGGACAAGGTGTGCTTGTCGTACTAAATGATGAAATCCACACGGCCGTCAACGTTACCAAAACACATACGAGCAATATTTCAACGTTTCAGAGTCCGCAATACGGACCTATTGGCATTGTGACAAAGAGGGGCGTCCTTTTTCACCACACTCCTACTAAGCATGAAAATTACCCTGTAGAAGATATCAGCAAGAAGGTGTTCCTGATAAAGGCCCATGCAGGGATGGATTCATCGCTCTTTAACGCCATTCTCGGCCTCGAAGTAGATGGCATAGTAGTCGAGGCACTTGGCCAGGGTAATCTTCCCCCTGCTGCACTTGATGGGGTTCAAAAGTTTATTAAAAACAAGATACCAGTAGTCATTGTTTCAAGAAGCTTTGCCGGAATTGTCCAGGACGTATACGGATATGAAGGCGGAGGAAAGCACCTTAAAGAATTGGGCGTCATTTTTTCAAACGGTCTCAACGGCCAAAAGGCGCGGATTAAACTGCTTGTGGCTCTTGCAAAAACAGATAAAATGGACGAACTTAAAGAAATGTTCATGTTTTAACAAGATAATATATGAAAAAGCGGTGCCTTGTATGTATTCAGGCACCGCTTTGTCTGTAATTAAATTAAGAGCTTGAGTAAATAGCGGCATAAGATGCCTTCCTGGGGTGTGAATTCACATCTGGGTGTTTTTCCACCGTAAAAGCACTTATGCAACGGGCCCAGGTAATATAAGCGTGTGTTTAGTCCTTGAACGCTCCCTTATATGATGGAACAGCCGGCATAAGGGGCCGTTTAGACCTTAAAGGCACCCTTATATGATGGGAACAGCCGGCATAAGGGGCCGTTTAGACCTTAAAGGCACCCTTATATGATGGGAACAGCCGGCATAAGGGGCCGTTTAGACCTTAAAGGCACCCTTATATGATGGTACCGGACGACATAAGGGTCCGTTTAGACCTTAAAGGCACCCTTATATGATGGGAACAGCCGGCATAAGGGTGTGTTTAGCTCCTAAACGCACCTTTATATAATTGAAAAGGCTGCATAGTGATATTAAAAAAGGTGCTCCTGAAAAAAGCGGTGCCCTGTATCTATTCAGGCCCCGCTTTCTTTCAATCATTCCAACTTTATTATAAGAGCGTGTTAATCCCCTATTAAAGTCCTTTGTTTTTCTTTGAAATAGCTTCTGCAATCTGAGCACCATGGAATCGGCCGTTCTCAATGAAAATTTCGTTAGCGTTGTTCCCGGCTGCAATTACTCCTGCAATAAAAATACGTGGTACATTTGTTTCCATCGTTTCCGGGTCAAAATATGGCCGGCCAGTTTCAGAATCGATATCAACACCCATTTTTTTAAGGAACGCGTGGTCAGGCCTGTACCCGGTCATCGCAAATACATAATCATTCTTTAATTTCAGCGTTTCCCCTGCCTGTTCATAAACTACATAACCTTCTGTGATCTCTTTGACTTCTGCATTAAATAACATATTTACCGATCCAGCTCTGACTAGCGCTTCGAATTCTGGAAGGACCCATGGTTTGATGCTAGGTGAATACTCCGCACCCCGGTAAAGGACAGTCACTCTCGCCCCTGCTTTCTCCAATTCAATCGCTGCATCTACACTCGAGTTCTTTCCGCCAATCACCACGACATCCATATCAAAGAAAGGGTGCGCTTCTTTGAAATAGTGAGAAACCTTGGACAGCTCTTCACCTTGTATGCCCATGAAATTCGGATGGTCATAGTAACCAGTAGCGATAATAATATTTTCTGCGGTGTATTGCTGTTTATTTGTTGTTACCTTAAAGAATGAGTCATTTTGTTTTAAGACTTCAGTAACTTGTTCGTATTTATTGATCCTCAGCTTTTCGCGTTTGACCACTTCACGGTAATACACCAGTGCCTGGTTCCTTTTCGGTTTAAGGTTCTCGGTAATGAAGGGCACATCTCCAATAGCAAGCTTTTCACTGCTGCTGAAGAAAGTCTGATGAGTGGGATAATTATAAATCGCATTCACGATGTTCCCTTTTTCTATGATGAGCGGATTCAGTCCCTTTTTTTTCAAGGCAATAGCAGCAGCAAGACCGCATGGACCGCCCCCTACAATGATGACATCTTCATTATTCATTTATTAGAAAACACTCCTTATCAATCTATTTAAAGCACATGGATAGAAAAGCACAAGCTCTTTGGTCAGCCTCGAAATACAATGCCCGCTTAATGACGCCATGAGGTGTGGCTGGCGGTTCTGGCGCATTGTAAGCCACGGAGCACCTGACCGTGAACTCGTTCTTTGACTTTATTGGCAGGTCTGGGGTTTGGCGCTGGAGCTAGACAATTCTAGACTTGAATAAAAAATCTCCTATCATTTAATGATAGGAGATTTTATCGTCAGATTCAACGAAGAACCATTTTTAATCTTCGATTAGATCCACCCTCTGAATCTGCTTGCTTCCGCCATCTTCCTTACTCCGACCATGTAGGCAGCCAGACGCATGTCTACTCTGCGTGTCTCGGCAGTCTCATAGATACTGTCAAAGGATTTAACCATTACCTTCTCAAGCTTCTCTTCGACTTCTTCTTCTGTCCAGTAGTAGCCTTGATTGTTCTGTACCCACTCAAAGTAAGAAACGGTAACGCCGCCTGCTGATGCAAGTACATCTGGTACAAGCAGGATGCCGCGTTCAGTAAGGATTTCAGTTGCTTCCAATGTCGTTGGCCCATTTGCAGCCTCAACGACAATGCTTGCCCTGATATTATGTGCATTTTCTTCAGTAATCTGATTTTCTATTGCAGCTGGAACTAGGATGTCACAATCGAGTTCCAGCAATTCTTTATTTGTAATGGTATTATTGAATAATTTAGTTACAGTTCCAAAGCTGTCGCGACGATCAAGCAAGTAATCGATATCGAGGCCAGCTGGATCATGGAGTGCACCATAAGCATCCGAAATTCCGATAATCTTAGCGCCTGCATCATGCATGAACTTCGCCAAGTAGCTTCCGGCGTTTCCAAATCCTTGTACAACAACCCTTGCCCCTTCCAGTTCAATGCCCTTTTTCTTCGCAGCTTCACGGATACAAATAGTAACCCCTTTTGCTGTTGCCGATTCACGACCATGTGAACCACCGAGTACCAGCGGCTTGCCTGTAATGAATCCTGGAGAGTTAAATTCATCTATACGGCTGTATTCATCCATCATCCAAGCCATAATCTGCGAGTTGGTGAAAACATCAGGAGCCGGGATATCCTTTGTAGGGCCGACAATTTGGCTGATCGCGCGCACATAACCGCGGCTCAATCTTTCCAATTCCCTGAATGACATATCGCGGGGATCACACACAATCCCGCCTTTTCCGCCGCCATACGGCAGGTCGACAATGCCACATTTTAAACTCATCCAGATTGATAAGGCTTTAACTTCTTTTTCTGTTACGTTCGGATGGAAACGTATTCCTCCCTTTGTTGGACCCACTGCATCATTGTGCTGCGCCCGGTAGCCAGTAAAGACTTTAACAGATCCGTCATCCATTCTGACAGGGATTTTCACTGTCATCATCCTGAGCGGCTCTTTTAAAAGCTCATACACCTCTTCAGGGTACCCGAGTTTTTCCAAAGCCTTGTGAATAACAGTTTGAGTAGATCGTAAGACGTCATGTTTGTCTTCATTATTTGGAATTTCATTACCGTTTGCGGCTACCATTGATAAACCTCCTAAATCACTTTTGCGGATGTTGTCTGCTTTCATGGATTAGTATACACCTTTGGTTATTTTATGCAAGAAGAAAAAAACAGTTTTCCGCATTTTTTGATTATTGAATGAAAACGCTATCATTCAAGTCCTTATCACTATTGCTCTTAACAAAATTGACTGAATTATGAGACATCCTAAGGAGATGAGCAATTAAAAAGCCGAAGCTCTTTCCATCATTATAAAAAATGATGGACAAGAGTTTCGACTGCACGTTCCTCCATAATTTCGTTTCCATATTCGAGCAGTCTGTGGATGCTCAAGATTGATGGAACCCCATACTCAGCCAATAAGGACACAGTCTTTTCGGCATCTTCTGGCAATATTCCATTCATAAGCAAATAGTAGTGGCCATTCATAAAATGCAGGCTGCCTCCGGTTATACCGGCGTTCATTAATCTTTTTGCCAGCTGGATTACATCTTCAATATTCTCGAACTGAAACAAAATGTCTTCGCTTCCATCGACCGTGACCTGCATTTCGATAATACCATCTTCAAACTGTTCTTCGTCTTCGTCCTGTTCAATCATTGTGATGATCATGACCATACCCTGCGCGTGCAATGAGAAAATTTCCACTGCGACTGAGCCGATGATATCCAAATCGAATTCCTCGCTGGCCTCCTCGAGCATATCGTGGAAAAGCTGGTGCCACTTCAAAGAATCCTTCCAAATATCCTCTTTGGTCAATCCTCTATCGTATAAGTCATCTATCGTAAGGAATATCTTTATTTTATTGCTGGTTAATCGTTCCAAGCGCATAATCATGCCCCCTGCCATCGACAAAGCTCTTATTTTAGTTTATGAAAATATTGCAGGATGGTGAGTTATTAAAATGAATCGATGCGCTTTTTCAACCATTTCTCCCATTCCGTCCTTGATATTCCTACAATGTTTTCCTGATGATTTTTTCGTTGCTCCACAGGCATGGAATCAATCGCTATTCCGCCAATTCCTACATGAAGATTTGGATAATTTCTATTTAAGATTTCCATAAGATCCAGAGTTGCCTTTCTATTCTCTTCAAGTGTGCAGGATAAAAACAAGAACTTTGGTTCTATTTTATCAAGGACTACTTCAAGATCATTTTCAGCAAGACTTGTGCCAAGAAAGACCACTTCGAACCCTTTTCGCCTAAGGAACATGGTATACATCAGAAGACCCAGTTCGTGCCTTTCCCCTGGCCCGCATACAGCAATGGCTCTGGGAAGAAACGAACTATGCGGAAATGAACTTGACAATCCTTCAATTCTCGAACGTAAAAACGAAGTAGCAAAATGCTCATGTGCAGTCGTTATACTTCCCTCTTCCCATAAATCGCCGACTTTAATCAAAATTGGGCCTAATAAATCGATAACCGTTTTATCAATGGTAAACAAGTTGAAGGCATAGTTGATTAATTCATGGGCTTTAGAACTATTGAATTCCATGAGCGCATCCAAAAGTTCTTCCCCTATCTCATTAAGCTTGTCCTTTTTTGTCGAATCGGCTTGCTCTCGGAAATGCCCGGAGTTCTCCAGTAAGGAGACGGCCTGACTGATTGTAAACCCTTGATCAACCTTTGAAATCAGCCACCGCAAGACTTTTAAGTGTTCCTCTGAATATAAACGATGGCCGGATTCATTCCTGACAGGAGCAATCATCTGGTATCTCCTCTCCCAGGCCCTTAATGTCCCCGGCTGGATCCCAAGCATAGTGGACACTGCTTTGATATTATATTTCCCTGCGCTGCTCCCCATTATAAAAACCCTCCGTAAATACCCTGTTCTACCGATTATATCTGCGGAGCATTTCCTTGTAAAACTTCAATCTGCTTGACCTAAGTCAGGGGCCAGAGTAATGAGATGGGTTTCGGCTCTTGCTCCAAGCCTGAATGGCACGCCTGTTGTGCCATATCCATTGCTGGTCAGGATGGTAGTGCCGTTTTTCTCCTTTATTCCGCCTAACTCATATGGACCAAAACCAAAAATCCTGATTTGCCCCCCATGTGTGTGACCACATAATACAAGGCTGATATCGAACTCGGGTTTTAAGCTGCTGGCAATGGCTGGATTATGGCTTACTAGAATGCGAAACCCTTCTTCTTCGGCATCAAGCACGGCCAGATCCAGTCTGCTTTTGCCAAGACCGAAATCATCTATACCTAAAAGATACAGAACGTCGCCAGCAGCAGATTCAAATTTAACTGCTGTATTGTCCAGTACTTTAATACCGGAATGGTACAAAAGCGAGTCGAGTTCGTGGGAATTGAATTCATAATCATTATTCCCCCAGACAAAAAATACAGGAGCAATTGTTTTCAGTTTTTCGATATTAGCAGAAACCCGCTCTAGAGGAACCCCTTTTTCAGCAAGGTCACCCCCAATAATGACTAGGTCAGTCTGTCCTTTGACTTCCTCAATTATTGAGTCTGAGACTATGCGTTTATGGATATCTGAAATAAAAAAGATTCTTACAGAACCAAAGCTGGCAGGGAAATCCTTTAACCTGATTTCCTGCTTTAAAACGGTGTTTTTAAATGCCTGCCGGTACATATATAGTAGAAGGAAGCTGCCAGCTAGCAGCATTCCCAGTATTGTATAGATTATCTCCATTTTTGCCTCCCGGAGTTACTGTTTCTGGCTTTTATCCTTATCTTCAGTTGAGCTAAATGACATCATACCATAAAGCAAACAGAAAACGAAAAAAACTGCTGCCTGCCATCCCCCCAGAGGCAGCAGCAATAGTATACCATCCAAACCGGCTATAGCAAGGAGTACATCAGAAACCGAGCCCCCATCTCTTTTTATTGTACTCTGGACAGCTTTAACACCTTCTCCGATCAAACCACCCATCATGTACATACCTACAGCCATTGCCATAGTACCAGCAAGAAAACCAGCAGGATTCAAGATCGTATCACTGGTGAATTCACCAGAGTGGAGTGGAATGACGTTTGTCATCCAACTGACAGAAAGGTAACCAGAAATCAGTCCGATTACCAGCCTGAAAACTTTCCTCAGCATACAAAAACCTCCCATACACAATGTATGAAAGGCCCTTGTCTTTATTTCCGTATTGGAAATCAAACTTCATGGATGTCAAGAATGCGGAAACCTGAATCTTCCAACTTTTTGACAAACTTGTCAATATTGTCTTTCTTTTCGATTTTCATGACAATCCGGCGGACCAGTTTATCTGTCTCATCAAAAGTAACCAATGAAATAATATGCTCATGGAATTGATGGGCAATATCAGCCAGTCTTGCGATACGTCCTTCTGTTTCAACAGATGTAAACGCAATCCTTACTCCCTCTCTATTTACTCCAAAAGCACTCTGGAACTGATCAAGTGCATCAGAGCGGGTTACAGCTCCCTGAAATTTCCCGTTTTCATCGATTACCGCCATAAGCGGGATATCTTTCAACTTCACCAATGTACTTTCAAAAATTTCTATTCCATGGAGAATCTGTTCCTGCAAAGTCAAAATGTCCTTCGCCGATTTATTTTGAAGGAATTCATCCTTTGAGCCGCCAGTATTGAAATACTCTTGATAAATCCCGTGTCTTGTAACAACACCGGCATATTTGTCACCATCCAAAACCGGTACACCATCAATTTCATTTCCATCCAGCTTTTCCAGCACCGATTGCAATGTATCGTCCAGTTGTGCGGTTATACATTTATACTTCGGTATCATGATACTTTTAACAAACATTCCACTCACCTCAAATTTAAAGTACTGCCATACCTTATATATTTCTGCATATTTATAAAAATCCCTCCTAGAACAGATAAATTAAACATGAAATAAAATTTTGCTCATAAAATGAATTGAAGTTTATCTAGAGGAGGGCTTAGATTGTCAGCATACAGAAGAGTTTGGTACCCGTACTCCAGTCCCTTCGACCCTTGTCCGCCGATTAAGGCAAAAACGTATTCCACACCACCCAATTTATTCATGGGCTTTCAGCCGCCAAACCTTGAACAATTCTCGCCAATGCACGCATTAAGGACAGGAACGCTTTGGAAAGTTTTTTATGATCCCTGGTATTCACCTTATGAGGCTCCAGGGGAGGCGGATCACTCATGAAACAGTTGCCAAAGGAATTTTATGCAGCCATGGAAGAACTCCAGGCAGTAGATTTTGTTCTTGTTGAACTCACTCTATATCTTGATACCCATCCGGAGGATTATAAAGCCATCAATCAGTTCAACCAGTTTGCAAAAGAAAGACGCCGATTAAAGAAAGTTGTTGAAAGCATGTACGGACCTCTCCAGCAATTCGGCAACAGCTACTCTGGTCATCCATGGAACTGGGATGACGGTCCCTGGCCTTGGCAGATATAAAATCATTATAGGAGGGGGTAAGAAAAATGTGGCTTTACGAAAAAAAGTTGCAGTATCCAGTAAAAGTAAGCTCCTGTAACCCCATGCTGGCAAAATTTTTGATTGAACAATATGGTGGTGCAGATGGAGAACTTGCCGCTGCACTAAGATACTTAAATCAACGTTACACAATCCCCGATAAGGTTATTGGACTTTTGACCGACATCGGCACGGAGGAATTCGCCCATTTGGAAATGATTGCAACTATGGTCTATAAATTAACAAAGGATGCAACCGTAGACCAATTAAAAGCAGCGGGACTTGATGGCCATTACGCTGACCATGACAAGGCATTATTCTACCACAATGCAGCCGGCGTCCCTTTTACGGCCACATATATACAGGCAAAAGGGGATCCAATTGCAGATCTATATGAGGATATTGCGGCTGAAGAAAAAGCAAGGGCGACATATCAGTGGATTATCAATATGAGTGATGACCCTGACCTTAACGACGGTCTGAGGTTTCTCAGGGAAAGGGAAATCATCCATTCACAACGCTTCCGGGAAGCAGTGGAAATCATCAAGGAGGATCAGGGGAAAAAGAAGATTTTTTAGCCCTGGCGAAGCATCCATATTGGATGCTTCTTATTTATTTTCGTGATAAAGATTGATATCATACTTTTTTTTCATCATTTCAAAAACAATATGCCGGTTCTTCCACTCTTCCTCCTTCTTCCAAAGATCCTTACTGCGATCAACAATCTCACACCGCAATGCCTGGTATTCTTTCTCTGCTTTTTCACGCTTCTCCTTCAAAAGAATCATAAACCCGTATGTACCTACGGTTAGAATAAGTAAATATAGATTTGCAGAATTCTGAACGAAAACAGAAAAAATCTCGGCGAATGAATAAGAATAAGGCTTCATCACCGTTATATAAATATAGTAAAAATATATCGAGATTAAACCTATTGTTACCCATACGGATAATAGGTGCCTTGATTTATACCGGTCGAATTTATTCTTTCGGTCAATTAAATTCTGCAGCATCCTTTTAGTCGCTGGATCTGTACGATCATCCAGATTCACGATTTCTGATTCCATGGCTAACCCCTCCCTTACTTACATTTTTATGAGCTTGTCCAGGAAGTTATGATAGTGGACCAAAAAAATCATCTAATCAATGCTCGTTTATAGTTCATTAAAGAAAAAAAGCCAGGAGTTTTTCACTCCGGCTAATTTTTAATCGGGATTTTAAGCACTTGTCCCACATGAATTTCATTGCCACTTAGATTGTTCGCTTTTTGGATGATCGGGATTCCATCCTGGGACTTATAATAGTTCATCGCAACTCTGAATAATGTTTCATTGTGTTTTACAGTATGATAAATGATCTTTTCTTCGCTGGAGGAGGCAAGTGAATCGGCGTTTGTCTGCTCTTCCTTTTTTTCAGCAGGTACAGCTGATGGTTTCTCTTCCTTTTCAGCCCCCACTGCTGCCGTTTCTGTGCTGTTTTTGTCTCCGCTGTTCGAGTGTGCGGGTGCAGCTGCCACTACTTCAATATCCTCAGCGTCGGACACTTCTTCAAAAGCTGGTGCTGCTTCCTCTTCTTCTTTATTATTTATATCTTCCCCTTCATCTTTACTCTCAACATTGATCATTTCTA
The nucleotide sequence above comes from Mesobacillus jeotgali. Encoded proteins:
- a CDS encoding asparaginase gives rise to the protein MKKNILLIHTGGTISMSEDTSGAVKPGMNNPLTQGTELFSNIADLVVEEPFNLPSPHITPKEMMKLKFILEEYDQKGNIDGAVITHGTDTLEETAYFLDLTCRTSFPIVVTGAMRSSNEIGSDGLYNLISSIRVASSSEAKGQGVLVVLNDEIHTAVNVTKTHTSNISTFQSPQYGPIGIVTKRGVLFHHTPTKHENYPVEDISKKVFLIKAHAGMDSSLFNAILGLEVDGIVVEALGQGNLPPAALDGVQKFIKNKIPVVIVSRSFAGIVQDVYGYEGGGKHLKELGVIFSNGLNGQKARIKLLVALAKTDKMDELKEMFMF
- a CDS encoding YpdA family putative bacillithiol disulfide reductase, with the translated sequence MNNEDVIIVGGGPCGLAAAIALKKKGLNPLIIEKGNIVNAIYNYPTHQTFFSSSEKLAIGDVPFITENLKPKRNQALVYYREVVKREKLRINKYEQVTEVLKQNDSFFKVTTNKQQYTAENIIIATGYYDHPNFMGIQGEELSKVSHYFKEAHPFFDMDVVVIGGKNSSVDAAIELEKAGARVTVLYRGAEYSPSIKPWVLPEFEALVRAGSVNMLFNAEVKEITEGYVVYEQAGETLKLKNDYVFAMTGYRPDHAFLKKMGVDIDSETGRPYFDPETMETNVPRIFIAGVIAAGNNANEIFIENGRFHGAQIAEAISKKNKGL
- a CDS encoding Glu/Leu/Phe/Val family dehydrogenase, coding for MVAANGNEIPNNEDKHDVLRSTQTVIHKALEKLGYPEEVYELLKEPLRMMTVKIPVRMDDGSVKVFTGYRAQHNDAVGPTKGGIRFHPNVTEKEVKALSIWMSLKCGIVDLPYGGGKGGIVCDPRDMSFRELERLSRGYVRAISQIVGPTKDIPAPDVFTNSQIMAWMMDEYSRIDEFNSPGFITGKPLVLGGSHGRESATAKGVTICIREAAKKKGIELEGARVVVQGFGNAGSYLAKFMHDAGAKIIGISDAYGALHDPAGLDIDYLLDRRDSFGTVTKLFNNTITNKELLELDCDILVPAAIENQITEENAHNIRASIVVEAANGPTTLEATEILTERGILLVPDVLASAGGVTVSYFEWVQNNQGYYWTEEEVEEKLEKVMVKSFDSIYETAETRRVDMRLAAYMVGVRKMAEASRFRGWI
- a CDS encoding genetic competence negative regulator, translating into MRLERLTSNKIKIFLTIDDLYDRGLTKEDIWKDSLKWHQLFHDMLEEASEEFDLDIIGSVAVEIFSLHAQGMVMIITMIEQDEDEEQFEDGIIEMQVTVDGSEDILFQFENIEDVIQLAKRLMNAGITGGSLHFMNGHYYLLMNGILPEDAEKTVSLLAEYGVPSILSIHRLLEYGNEIMEERAVETLVHHFL
- a CDS encoding MerR family transcriptional regulator; protein product: MGSSAGKYNIKAVSTMLGIQPGTLRAWERRYQMIAPVRNESGHRLYSEEHLKVLRWLISKVDQGFTISQAVSLLENSGHFREQADSTKKDKLNEIGEELLDALMEFNSSKAHELINYAFNLFTIDKTVIDLLGPILIKVGDLWEEGSITTAHEHFATSFLRSRIEGLSSSFPHSSFLPRAIAVCGPGERHELGLLMYTMFLRRKGFEVVFLGTSLAENDLEVVLDKIEPKFLFLSCTLEENRKATLDLMEILNRNYPNLHVGIGGIAIDSMPVEQRKNHQENIVGISRTEWEKWLKKRIDSF
- a CDS encoding metallophosphoesterase; this translates as MEIIYTILGMLLAGSFLLLYMYRQAFKNTVLKQEIRLKDFPASFGSVRIFFISDIHKRIVSDSIIEEVKGQTDLVIIGGDLAEKGVPLERVSANIEKLKTIAPVFFVWGNNDYEFNSHELDSLLYHSGIKVLDNTAVKFESAAGDVLYLLGIDDFGLGKSRLDLAVLDAEEEGFRILVSHNPAIASSLKPEFDISLVLCGHTHGGQIRIFGFGPYELGGIKEKNGTTILTSNGYGTTGVPFRLGARAETHLITLAPDLGQAD
- a CDS encoding CBS domain-containing protein — encoded protein: MFVKSIMIPKYKCITAQLDDTLQSVLEKLDGNEIDGVPVLDGDKYAGVVTRHGIYQEYFNTGGSKDEFLQNKSAKDILTLQEQILHGIEIFESTLVKLKDIPLMAVIDENGKFQGAVTRSDALDQFQSAFGVNREGVRIAFTSVETEGRIARLADIAHQFHEHIISLVTFDETDKLVRRIVMKIEKKDNIDKFVKKLEDSGFRILDIHEV
- a CDS encoding spore coat associated protein CotJA produces the protein MSAYRRVWYPYSSPFDPCPPIKAKTYSTPPNLFMGFQPPNLEQFSPMHALRTGTLWKVFYDPWYSPYEAPGEADHS
- a CDS encoding spore coat protein CotJB, yielding MKQLPKEFYAAMEELQAVDFVLVELTLYLDTHPEDYKAINQFNQFAKERRRLKKVVESMYGPLQQFGNSYSGHPWNWDDGPWPWQI
- a CDS encoding manganese catalase family protein — encoded protein: MWLYEKKLQYPVKVSSCNPMLAKFLIEQYGGADGELAAALRYLNQRYTIPDKVIGLLTDIGTEEFAHLEMIATMVYKLTKDATVDQLKAAGLDGHYADHDKALFYHNAAGVPFTATYIQAKGDPIADLYEDIAAEEKARATYQWIINMSDDPDLNDGLRFLREREIIHSQRFREAVEIIKEDQGKKKIF
- a CDS encoding YpbF family protein, encoding MESEIVNLDDRTDPATKRMLQNLIDRKNKFDRYKSRHLLSVWVTIGLISIYFYYIYITVMKPYSYSFAEIFSVFVQNSANLYLLILTVGTYGFMILLKEKREKAEKEYQALRCEIVDRSKDLWKKEEEWKNRHIVFEMMKKKYDINLYHENK
- a CDS encoding LysM peptidoglycan-binding domain-containing protein: MNKEKPIRDQAERLRKKVERKSEHIVEKKDALPPRSEIHRQKQKKTKVKVKYPVIRLMALFFILLPISFFSILSYLDGANGPLNKTLERAGVEMINVESKDEGEDINNKEEEEAAPAFEEVSDAEDIEVVAAAPAHSNSGDKNSTETAAVGAEKEEKPSAVPAEKKEEQTNADSLASSSEEKIIYHTVKHNETLFRVAMNYYKSQDGIPIIQKANNLSGNEIHVGQVLKIPIKN